A portion of the Scleropages formosus chromosome 15, fSclFor1.1, whole genome shotgun sequence genome contains these proteins:
- the pcnx1 gene encoding pecanex-like protein 1 isoform X1, with product MGSQTLQILRQGVWASITGGWYYDPHQNTFVNALHLYLWLFLLCFPFTLYMALPPTMVIVGIYCGVIALMFLLLKTVNYRLHHALDEGEVVERWAAQTGGSRANTRGANDGSATRQEDSNGPGDPGGGMEMADFVREETPPVDCSSRNSFAGVDSSHQIASTHGGLTTAKGGDVGKTSDDISLSLAQSCSLCKEGSQDQDLMSDPKMYCLVSNDSFASMQPSTSLGPPDLARDPVETEGMTPLTQSLSSACDVDSNSLGPLHSQSFRKEPRPRGLPRTSSSAGPAFPDPSLPDFSLYPPPRRGGLYPVCELEAARPSRGGEGEGNAEGGGGSEAVASTSGTDCCRIQESCKLSSSASREAGVDGGAGLYQGEMGGGHVSGSKSLMGERSADSLRSLSTRSSGSTESYCSGTDRDTNSTVSSFHSEQTSSTHVESLLSLSGDERAVRERGDGGADSRTSSHSCGPRGPSGLPSGEANKNPHANELMAKQPSDGTTPVPQEIAEPCTCVDDPLSRAAAEGSARLVLRDQEQDKEDVRPKSASLIQRASSSAGRSGRRRTGKKRASSFDASRHRDYVSLRGVAKPRSAAFAGEEDSSDQSELSCASSLHSAHHFSTDSSSSTTSHSCHSPEGRYGVLKAKHAAAVAAALSSGKGATGPERRRSSRRTPSTGSAKTHARVLSLDSGTAACLNDPNRLGAPPGPRPLTTSKSDLEAKEGEVLDAVCLLGRASQLESVTRSRNSLPSHTAFSESQETTSSSRALGSEEAVTFRRERSTFRRQAVRRRHNAGSNPTPPTSLIGSPLSLQEALSQVSQPSTTQVKGQPSRTPSQVTVLSASASLLARNGSVHLEGSQDKASTAGTTSLQDDFGKLTPSLYEAGGCDMSLVNFEPATRRASNNIWDTDSHLSSSTSVRFYPHDLLSLPQIRLNRLLTMDPELLEQPDADLSPELQDAPLGPEDSSATAAAARKAKQYYRLWLLPYLWVGLHFDRLTLLALFDRNREVLENVLAVMLAVLVAFLGSVLLVHGFFTDIWVFQFCLVIASCQYSLLKSVQPDSSSPRHGHNRIIAYSRPVYFCLCCGLIWTLDYCSGRTNSNNFTLYGVALTSSLVLASARDLIIVFTLCFPIVFFVGLLPQVNTFLMYLSEQLDIHIFGGNACTSLPSAIYSVARSIVTVALLYGLCYGALKESWDAQHIPVLFSVFCGLLVAVSYHLSRQSSDPSVLISLVQSKIFPSLKEKNPEDPLSEVQDPLPEKLRNCVNERLQSDLIVCVLIAVLYFAIHVSTVFIALQPFLSYVLYTLLGTVGLFNHYLLPQVRKQLPWYCFSHPLLKSKEYYQFEVRGAAHVMWFEKLHVWLLFAEKNVLYPLVVLNELSGSARELASPKKLDTEVGALMITVAGLKLLRSSYSSPTYQYVTVLFTVLFFTFDYHALSETLLLDLFLMSIVFSKLWELFYKLHFVYTYIAPWQITWGSAFHAFAQPFAVPHSAMLFVQAVVSAIFSTPLNPFLGSAIFITSYVRPVKFWERDYNTKRVDHSNTRLASQLDRNPGSDDNNLNSIFYEHLTRSLQHSLCGDLQLGRWGNYGTGDCFILASDYLNALVHLVEIGNGLVTFQLRGLEFRGTYCQQREVEAITEGVEEDEGCCCCEPGHLPHVLSFNAAFGQRWLAWEVLVTKYVLEGYSITDNSAGSMLQMFDLRRILTTYYVKGIIYYVTASPKLEEWLANDTMQEGLRCCIERNYVDLDPTFNPNIDEDYDHRLAGISRDSFCGVYLNWIQYCNSRRQKPLDCEKDSALVTLCYGLCVLGRRALGTASHHMSSNLESFLYGLHALFKGDFRISSVRDEWIFADMELLRKVVVPGIRMSLKLHQDHFTSPDEYDEPAVLFEAISSHQQNLVIAHEGDPAWRSAVLSNSPSLLALRHVLDEGTNEYKIIMLNRRYLSFRVIKVNKECVRGLWAGQQQELVFLRNRNPERGSIQNAKQALRNMINSSCDQPIGYPIYVSPLTTSYCNSHAQLGHILGGPISIGNIRNFIVSTWHRLRKGCGAGCNSGGNIEDSDANGGMSCASGNGTGVSDSQQSSVSHTGVQGPAAPLPYQPHSLGTSHSSQSVQSGLVRQSPARASVASQSSSYRYSSSRHSSLRTSATGLEPCRRSSTSQLSLRTLPTSLQLRLGPDPAGPSASLSSHSIPPCKRHTLVGLLGSEGLCHTDPASHHHPTLSAVRRDDISYRVQIVDASQVLEMINVSKRKELQWPDEAMRLKAGRSYWKDWSPQEGMEGHVIHRWVPCSRDPGSRSHIDKTILLVQVEDKLVPILEAGVIELGAEV from the exons CATCCACTCACGGCGGTTTGACCACAGCCAAAG GGGGAGATGTGGGGAAAACCTCAGATGACATTAGCTTGAGTCTTGCTCAGAGCTGCAGCCTGTGCAAGGAAGGTAGCCAGGACCAAG ACTTGATGTCCGATCCAAAGATGTACTGCCTCGTCTCCAATGATTCTTTTGCCTCCATGCAGCCCTCCACTTCTCTTGGCCCCCCAGATCTGGCCAGAGACCCGGTGGAAACCGAGGGCATGACCCCTCTCACACAGTCACTGTCATCTGCCTGTGACGTAGATTCCAACTCCCTTGGCCCACTGCACTCTCAGTCGTTCCGGAAAGAGCCACGGCCTCGGGGCCTGCCTCGGACCTCCAGCTCAGCTGGTCCAGCATTTCCTGATCCCTCCTTACCTGATTTTAGCCTGTACCCCCCACCTCGCAGGGGTGGGCTGTATCCAGTCTGTGAGCTGGAGGCAGCCAGGCCTTCACGAGGTGGAGAGGGCGAGGGGAATGCAGAAGGGGGTGGAGGCAGTGAGGCCGTGGCTTCCACCTCAGGGACGGACTGCTGCAGGATCCAGGAGTCTTGCAAGCTGTCGAGCTCTGCCTCACGTGAAGCTGGGGTGGATGGTGGGGCGGGGCTATACCAGGGTGAAATGGGTGGGGGACATGTCTCGGGGAGCAAGTCACTGATGGGCGAGCGCAGTGCAGACAGCCTGCGTAGTCTCAGCACACGTAGCAGTGGTTCCACGGAAAGCTACTGTAGCGGTACGGACCGCGACACCAACAGCACAGTGAGCAGCTTCCACAGTGAGCAGACCAGCTCCACACATGTGGAGAGCCTCCTGTCACTCTCAGGCGATGAACGGGCTGTGCGTGAGCGTGGGGATGGTGGTGCTGACAGCAGGACTTCCAGTCACAGCTGCGGTCCCCGGGGGCCCAGTGGTCTCCCGTCTGGAGAGGCCAATAAGAACCCCCATGCCAATGAGCTGATGGCCAAGCAGCCATCTGATGGCACAACACCTGTGCCCCAGGAAATAGCTGAGCCCTGCACCTGCGTGGACGACCCTCTGTccagagcagctgctgagggTTCTGCACGCCTGGTGCTTCGTGATCAGGAGCAGGACAAGGAGGATGTTCGGCCCAAGTCGGCCAGCCTGATCCAGCGGGCCTCGTCCTCAGCGGGCCGGAGTGGGCGTCGGAGGACGGGCAAGAAGCGTGCCAGCAGTTTTGATGCCAGCCGCCACCGTGACTATGTGTCATTGCGGGGCGTGGCCAAGCCACGCAGTGCCGCCTTTGCTGGGGAGGAAGACTCAAGTGACCAGAGTGAACTGAGCTGCGCCTCCAGCTTGCATTCTGCACACCACTTCAGCACGGacagctcctccagcaccacctccCACTCCTGCCACTCGCCCGAGGGCCGTTACGGCGTGCTCAAGGCCAAGCACGCTGCCGCTGTGGCTGCTGCCCTGTCCTCGGGGAAGGGTGCCACTGGGCCCGAGAGGCGCCGTTCCTCCCGCCGCACCCCCAGCACAGGCAGCGCTAAGACTCACGCGCGTGTTCTGAGCTTGGACAGCGGCACAGCCGCCTGCCTTAATGACCCCAACCGATTGGGTGCCCCTCCTGGCCCGCGTCCACTCACCACCTCCAAATCGGACCTGGAGGCTAAAGAGGGTGAGGTTCTTGACGCTGTGTGCCTGCTGGGCCGGGCCTCGCAGCTGGAGTCTGTCACACGCTCCAGAAACAGCCTCCCTAGCCACACCGCCTTTTCAGAATCCCAAGAAACCACCAGCTCTTCGCGTG CCCTGGGGAGTGAAGAGGCCGTCACGTTCCGCCGTGAGCGAAGTACGTTCCGCCGTCAGGCCGTGCGGCGACGCCACAACGCAGGCAGtaaccccacaccccccacgtCCCTCATTGGATCACCTCTCAG tctTCAGGAAGCTCTGAGCCAGGTATCCCAGCCTTCTACTACCCAGGTGAAAGGGCAGCCGTCCCGTACCCCATCCCAGGTGACCGTGCTGAGCGCGAGCGCCTCCCTGCTGGCCAGGAACGGAAGTGTGCACCTGGAGGGCTCTCAGGACAAGGCCTCAACTGCAGGCACCACTAGCCTGCAGGATGACTTTG GAAAGCTCACCCCTTCCCTGTACGAAGCTGGCGGCTGTGATATGTCCCTAGTTAACTTTGAACCCGCAACCAGACGAGCCTCAAACAATATCTG GGACACAGACTCCCATCTTTCCAGTTCTACCTCAGTTCGTTTTTACCCTCATGACCTG CTCTCTCTTCCTCAGATCCGTCTGAACCGTCTCTTGACGATGGACCCAGAGTTGCTGGAGCAACCAGATGCTGACCTGAGTCCTGAGCTCCAGGATGCCCCACTGGGCCCAGAAGACTCTTCTGCCACTGCAGCGGCAGCTCGCAAGGCCAAGCAGTACTACCGCTTGTGGCTTCTCCCCTATCTGTGGGTGGGCCTCCACTTTGACCGGCTGACACTGCTGGCACTGTTCGACAG GAATCGGGAGGTTCTGGAGAATGTGCTTGCGGTCATGCTGGCTGTCCTTGTGGCCTTTCTGGGCTCAGTTCTGCTGGTGCATGGcttttttacagacatttgGGTCTTTCAGTTCTGCCTGGTCATCGCCAGCTGCCAGTACTCTCTCCTTAAG AGCGTTCAGCCAGACTCCTCCTCTCCTCGACAC GGCCATAACCGGATTATTGCGTACAGCCGACCTGTGTACTTCTGCTTGTGCTGTGGTCTGATCTGgactctggactactgcagtgGGAGGACAAACTCAAACAACTTCACCCTGTACGGCGTGGCGCTGACCAGCTCCCTGGTGCTGGCCTCTGCCCGTGACTTAATCATAG TGTTTACTCTATGTTTCCCCATCGTGTTCTTTGTGGGGCTCCTGCCACAGGTGAACACATTCCTCATGTACCTGTCCGAACAGCTTGACATCCACATATTTGGGGGCAATG CCTGCACCAGTCTGCCCTCTGCCATCTACAGCGTGGCCCGCAGCATCGTCACAGTTGCGCTGCTTTATGGACTGTGCTACGGAGCCTTGAAG GAATCATGGGATGCTCAGCACATCCCTGTACTTTTCTCTGTGTTCTGTGGCCTACTGGTGGCTGTATCGTATCACTTGAGCCGGCAGAGCAGTGACCCTTCTGTTCTCAT TTCACTAGTTCAGTCTAAGATATTTCCCAGCCTGAAAGAGAAGAACCCAGAGGACCCCTTATCTGAAGTGCAGGACCCCTTGCCAGAAAAGCTTAGGAACTGTGTT AATGAGCGGCTGCAGTCGGACCTGATAGTGTGTGTACTCATTGCTGTCCTGTACTTCGCCATTCACGTCAGCACAGTATTCATCGCACTGCAG CCATTCCTGAGCTATGTTTTGTATACACTGCTGGGAACAGTGGGCCTGTTCAACCATTACCTACTGCCCCAAGTCCGCAAACAGTTGCCCTGGTACTGTTTCTCTCATCCTTTGCTCAAGTCCAAGGAATACTACCAGTTTGAGGTCAGAG GGGCAGCCCACGTGATGTGGTTTGAGAAGCTGCATGTATGGTTGCTCTTTGCTGAGAAAAATGTTCTCTACCCACTGGTTGTCTTGAATGAGCTCAGCGGCAGTGCGCGTGAGCTGGCCAGCCCCAAAAAGCTGGATACAGA GGTGGGTGCTTTGATGATTACGGTGGCTGGTCTCAAGCTGCTGCGCTCCTCCTACAGCAGCCCCACATATCAATATGTAACGGTGCTCTTCACCGTCCTCTTCTTCACCTTCGATTACCATGCCCTGTCAGAGACCTTGTTGCTCGACCTCTTCCTCATGTCCATCGTCTTCAGCAAG CTATGGGAGCTCTTCTACAAACTGCACTTTGTCTACACCTACATTGCCCCCTGGCAGATCACCTGGGGGTCTGCCTTCCATGCCTTTGCCCAGCCGTTCGCCGTGCCTC ACTCTGCCATGCTCTTCGTTCAAGCAGTTGTGTCCGCCATCTTCTCCACACCCCTCAACCCTTTTCTGGGCAGTGCCATCTTCATCACCTCCTATGTTCGCCCTGTCAAGTTCTGGGAGAGAGACTACAA TACAAAGAGAGTGGACCATTCCAACACCAGACTGGCTTCCCAACTGGACAGGAACCCAG GCTCAGATGACAACAACCTGAATTCAATATTCTATGAGCATCTCACCCGCTCCTTGCAACATAGTCTCTGTGGAGACTTGCAGCTGGGCCGCTGGGGAAACTACGGAACAGGTGACTGCTTCATCCTGGCCTCTGACTACCTCAATGCCCTGGTGCATCTGGTTGAAATTGGGAATGGCCTGGTCACCTTCCAGCTGCGAGGACTTGAGTTCAGGG GAACATACTGCCAACAGCGGGAGGTGGAGGCCATCACAGAAGGtgtggaggaggatgagggctgctgctgctgtgagcCAGGCCACCTACCGCACGTGCTCTCCTtcaatgctgcctttggacagcGATGGCTGGCCTGGGAAGTGCTTGTCACAAAATACGTGCTGGAAGGCTACAGTATCACTGATAACAGTGCAGGCTCCATGCTGCAGATGTTTGACCTGCGCCGCATCCTCACCACCTACTATGTCAAG GGTATCATTTACTATGTAACGGCCTCACCCAAGCTAGAGGAGTGGCTGGCCAATGATACCATGCAGGAGGGCCTGCGCTGCTGCATTGAGCGCAACTATGTGGACCTGGACCCAACCTTTAACCCCAACATTGATGAGGACTACGACCACCGCTTAGCAGGCATCTCTAGGGACAGCTTCTGTGGGGTCTATCTCAATTGGATACAGTACTGCAACAGCCGCAGGCAGAAG CCTCTGGACTGTGAGAAGGATTCTGCCCTGGTCACTCTTTGTTATGGACTGTGTGTACTGGGCCGGAGAGCACTGGGCACTGCTTCGCACCACATGTCCAG TAACCTGGAGTCCTTCCTGTATGGACTGCATGCACTCTTCAAGGGAGACTTTCGTATTTCTTCCGTTCGGGACGAGTGGATCTTTGCTGACATGGAGCTGCTGAGGAAAGTTGTTGTTCCAGGAATTCGCATGTCGCTAAAGCTGCACCAG GACCACTTCACATCCCCAGATGAGTATGATGAACCAGCTGTTCTGTTTGAGGCCATCTCCTCCCACCAACAGAACCTCGTGATTGCTCATGAGGGTGACCCAGCCTGGCGTAGCGCAGTGCTCTCCAATTCACCCTCCCTCCTTGCCCTGCGACATGTCCTTGACGAGGGCACCAATGAGTACAAGATCATCATGCTCAATCGCCGCTACCTCAGCTTTCGTGTCATTAAG GTAAACAAAGAGTGTGTGCGTGGCCTGTGGGCGGGGCAGCAACAAGAGCTTGTCTTTTTGCGGAATAGGAACCCTGAGCGTGGCAGCATTCAGAATGCAAAGCAGGCACTGCGCAACATGATCAACTCATCATGCGACCAGCCGATCGGTTACCCCATCTATGTCTCTCCGCTGACCACTTCATACTGCAACTCTCATGCTCAGCTTGGCCATATCCTGGGAGGCCCGATTAGCATTGGTAACATCCGCAACTTCATCGTCAGCACCTGGCACAG GCTACGAAAGGGCTGTGGGGCAGGCTGCAACAGCGGTGGGAATATTGAGGATTCGGATGCAAATGGGGGCATGTCCTGTGCCAGTGGGAATGGGACAGGGGTGAGTGACTCCCAGCAGAGCTCTGTCTCTCATACTGGAGTTCAAGGACCTGCAGCTCCACTGCCCTACCAGCCACACTCCCTGG GCACCAGCCACAGCTCTCAGTCGGTGCAGTCTGGCCTGGTCCGTCAGTCCCCAGCTCGGGCCTCTGTTGCAAGCCAGTCTTCCTCCTACCGCTACAGTAGCAGTCGGCACTCATCCTTGCGTACCTCCGCTACGGGCCTGGAGCCTTGCCGCCGATCCTCTACAAGCCAGCTTTCCTTGCGCACACTGCCCACTTCCCTGCAGTTGCGTCTGGGACCGGACCCTGCAGGGCCTTCTGCCTCACTGTCTAGCCACAGCATCCCACCCTGCAAACGCCATACTCTGGTAGGCCTGCTGGGTAGCGAGGGGTTGTGCCACACCGACCCAGCTAGCCACCACCACCCAACACTTTCGGCTGTCCGCCGGGATGACATCTCCTACAGGGTGCAG ATTGTGGATGCCAGTCAAGTACTGGAGATGATCAATGTGTCAAAACGCAAAGAGCTTCAGTGGCCTGACGAGGCCATGAGACTGAAAGCTGGACGCAGCTATTGGAAGGACTGGAGCCCCCAAGAGGGCATGGAGGGACAT GTGATTCACCGATGGGTGCCTTGTAGCCGAGACCCAGGCAGCCGCTCCCATATTGACAAAACCATCCTGCTGGTACAGGTGGAGGACAAGCTGGTGCCCATCCTAGAAGCTGGGGTCATTGAGCTGGGTGCAGAGGTGTAA